One Setaria viridis chromosome 3, Setaria_viridis_v4.0, whole genome shotgun sequence DNA window includes the following coding sequences:
- the LOC117850816 gene encoding uncharacterized protein, with the protein MKKLLCVVLVSSLLLATLSGASSSSLTSSLGRDQAQVLGRKGAVHYEHLSRKMQQPEELAVEVKKPTETKAGWTVDKGADAEEGLIYSADYSAVAMHAGSPPKPKHRHPKP; encoded by the exons ATGAAGAAGCTACTCTGTGTAGTACTAGTCTCGAGCCTTCTTCTCGCCACTCTTTCAGGCGCTTCTTCATCATCTCTCACTTCCTCCCTCGGGAGAGATCAAGCACAAGTTCTAGGCCGCAAAGGCGCAGTCCATTACGAGCATCTGAGCAGGAAGATGCAGCAGCCCGAG GAATTGGCCGTGGAAGTGAAGAAACCAACGGAGACGAAGGCCGGCTGGACGGTGGACAAGGGTGCGGACGCCGAGGAAGGGCTGATCTACAGCGCGGACTACAGCGCGGTGGCCATGCACGCTGGGTCCCCGCCCAAGCCCAAGCACAGGCACCCCAAACCATAG
- the LOC117850814 gene encoding glutamine synthetase, chloroplastic, whose protein sequence is MAQAVVPAMQCQVGAKAAVRARPAAGAGGRVWGVRRTGRGTSGFKVMAISTASTGVVPRLEQMLNLDTKPYTDKIIAEYIWVGGSGIDLRSKSRTIEKPVEDPSELPKWNYDGSSTGQAPGEDSEVILYPQAIFKDPFRGGNNILVMCDTYTPAGEPIPTNKRHRAAQIFSDPRVVEQVPWFGIEQEYTLLQRDVNWPLGWPVGGYPGPQGPYYCAVGAEKSFGRDISDAHYKACLYAGINISGTNGEVMPGQWEYQVGPSVGIEAGDHIWISRYLLERITEQAGVVLTLDPKPIPGDWNGAGCHTNYSTKSMREDGGFELIKKAILNLSLRHDLHISAYGEGNERRLTGLHETASIDTFSWGVANRGCSIRVGRDTEAKGKGYLEDRRPASNMDPYIVTGLLAETTILWEPTLEAEALAAKKLALKV, encoded by the exons ATGGCGCAGGCGGTGGTGCCGGCGATGCAGTGCCAGGTCGGAGCGAAGGCGGCCGTCcgggcgaggccggcggcgggcgccgggggAAGGGTGTGGGGCGTCAGGAGGACCGGCCGCGGCACCTCGGGGTTCAAGGTCATGGCCATCAGCACAGCCAGCACCGGGGTGGTGCCGCGCCTCGAGCAGATGCTCAACTTGGACACCAAGCCCTACACCGACAAGATCATCGCCGAGTACATCTG GGTTGGAGGATCTGGAATCGACCTCAGAAGCAAATCAAGG ACAATTGAGAAGCCAGTGGAGGATCCCTCGGAACTACCAAAATGGAACTACGATGGATCAAGCACAGGGCAAGCTCCAGGAGAAGACAGTGAAGTCATTCTATA CCCCCAGGCTATTTTCAAGGATCCATTCCGAGGTGGCAACAACATTTTG GTTATGTGTGATACCTACACACCAGCTGGGGAACCCATTCCTACTAACAAACGCCACAGGGCTGCACAAATTTTCAGCGACCCAAGGGTCGTTGAACAAGTGCCATG GTTTGGCATTGAGCAAGAGTACACTTTGCTTCAGAGAGATGTGAATTGGCCTCTTGGCTGGCCTGTTGGGGGCTACCCTGGTCCCCAG GGTCCATACTACTGCGCCGTAGGAGCGGAGAAATCATTTGGCCGTGACATATCAGATGCTCACTACAAGGCATGCCTTTACGCTGGAATCAACATTAGTGGAACAAACGGGGAGGTCATGCCTGGTCAG TGGGAGTACCAAGTTGGACCTAGTGTTGGTATTGAAGCAGGAGACCACATATGGATTTCAAGATACCTTCTCGAG AGAATCACGGAGCAAGCTGGAGTTGTGCTTACCCTTGATCCGAAACCAATTCCG GGTGACTGGAACGGAGCTGGCTGCCACACAAATTACAG CACAAAGAGCATGCGTGAAGATGGAGGCTTTGAATTGATCAAGAAAGCAATCCTGAACCTTTCTCTGCGCCATGATTTGCATATTAGTGCATACGGAGAAGGAAATGAAAGAAGATTGACAGGGTTACACGAGACAGCTAGCATCGACACCTTCTCATGG GGTGTGGCAAACCGTGGCTGCTCTATTCGTGTGGGAAGAGATACCGAGGCCAAAGGAAAAG GTTACCTGGAAGACCGTCGCCCGGCATCAAACATGGACCCATACATCGTGACAGGGCTACTGGCAGAAACCACAATTCTTTGGGAGCCAACCCTTGAGGCGGAGGCTCTTGCCGCTAAGAAGTTGGCGCTCAAGGTATGA
- the LOC117850813 gene encoding uncharacterized protein yields MNRSGKRKRRKERGDEAADDDASPSSASFDRHVFPVLLAAAQTTSQNRNSCSPAALAARLLRRVLSRPRQMLSPLPDSLVALLPRLLSTSCSSVAALSCEVLGAAALRSMEAGEVLASDSCIASGLARALGSRSQRVTEAACNSIMDLSASSVGRERLAGSPVLPRILYVFSQVESIREFVDSRTTKYPKRDTEANKIFYLITDTVVLLVNSCKLDKLQSIQKELVRTALSLLHKVWKKVQLLRSSADCNNGKNQLQSREYEICKAIFRLSIDLASPTCLEPDVVRESIFGQTESSFENFVLAYWERSPNLYRRKQNTRNDDPVFAALHSAFNLGAAPDAIIESFMEGLVSCPAIASDELDINSFLQEVHDSLGDAIMYRQDIRVLRTQDLSDQTSRGCVMEEHFFDDGTVFLDEDTFTKKCKHSFKNGYSIALRGMEFRFAKVAAIASALADLFGQPSVGANIYFSPARSQGLARHYDDHCVFVWQLLGCKKWMIWPNPKPLLPRLYEPFDPLDGTLEDNSGRVEVLHEGDMMYIPRGYVHEAHTDVGEPQINAHGGYSLHLTLAIEVEPPFEWEGFAHIALHCWVEKQKLGGSQFDKSSAKKETSLFAIVLHVAIRLLSGNDPIFRKACMVAAKLPSPSACAMAHLKALRSSQRSTFDEIIRNIEKNCSFKEALESIKLAVQEKNDEPFQWMSWLRHLPQEGDADLRIDFCNILEALEELVEAFSSDPEQALVGFTGFKSRFCRCVVYEYEDACGSFETLLQMYRTTRNQYMRGMLALHGAHVS; encoded by the exons ATGAATCGGAGCGGgaagaggaaaaggaggaaggagCGCGGCGACGaagcggccgacgacgacgcctctccctcctccgcctctttcGACCGCCACGTCTTCCCCGtccttctcgccgccgcccaaaccACCAGCCAAAACCGCAACTCCTGCTCTCCTGCCGCACTCGCAGCCCGCCTCCTGCGTCGTGTGCTCTCCCGCCCGCGACAGATGCTCTCCCCTCTCCCGGACTCCCTGGTCGcgctcctcccccgcctcctctccACCAG CTGCTCGTCTGTAGCGGCGCTGAGCTGCGAGGTGCTGGGCGCCGCGGCGTTGCGGTCCATGGAGGCCGGCGAGGTGCTGGCGTCCGACAGTTGCATCGCCAGCGGCTTGGCGAGGGCGCTGGGGAGTAGAAGCCAGCGAGTGACTGAGGCTGCCTGTAATTCTATAATGGATCTCTCGGCGTCTTCAGTTGGTAGGGAGCGTCTTGCAGGCTCGCCTGTTCTGCCGAGGATATT GTATGTATTTTCTCAGGTGGAATCTATCCGTGAATTTGTCGATAGCAGGACCACCAAATACCCAAAAAGAGATACAGAAGCAAATAAAATCTTTTACTTGATCACTGACACAGTGGTGCTTCTGGTAAATTCCTGCAAACTTGATAAATTGCAGAGCATTCAGAAAGAGCTAGTAAGGACCGCTCTGTCTTTGTTACATAAAGTATGGAAGAAAGTCCAACTCTTGAGATCATCAGCTGATTGCAACAACGGGAAGAATCAACTTCAAAGTAGAGAATATGAGATATGTAAAGCTATTTTTAGGCTTTCAATTGATCTTGCTTCTCCAACCTGCCTAGAGCCTGATGTGGTCAGGGAAAGTATTTTTGGCCAAACAGAGTCCAGCTTTGAAAACTTTGTCCTGGCCTACTGGGAAAGGTCACCAAATTTGTACAGGAGGAAACAAAACACTCGAAATGATGATCCTGTCTTTGCTGCCCTGCATAGTGCCTTTAATCTTGGTGCAGCACCTGATGCTATCATCGAATCATTCATGGAGGGGCTTGTTTCTTGTCCTGCTATTGCTTCTGATGAACTCGACATAAATTCATTTCTCCAAGAGGTTCATGATTCCTTGGGTGATGCCATAATGTACAGGCAAGACATTAGAGTCTTGAGAACACAAGACCTGAGTGACCAAACCTCAAGGGGATGTGTGATGGAGGAGCACTTTTTCGATGATGGAACAGTCTTCCTGGATGAAGATACATTCACCAAAAAATGCAAGCACTCATTCAAGAATGGTTATTCAATTGCGTTGCGTGGCATGGAGTTCCGGTTTGCAAAGGTTGCTGCTATAGCTTCTGCCCTGGCTGATCTATTTGGCCAACCTTCTGTAGGAGCCAACATATACTTCTCACCTGCAAGGTCTCAAGGCCTAGCCCGCCATTATGATGATCACTGTGTATTTGTTTGGCAGCTACTTGGTTGCAAGAAATGGATGATTTGGCCTAACCCAAAGCCACTTTTGCCTAGATTATATGAACCTTTTGACCCTTTAGATGGTACTTTAGAAGATAACAGTGGAAGGGTGGAGGTTTTACATGAAGGAGACATGATGTACATTCCTAGAGGCTATGTTCATGAGGCTCACACTGATGTTGGCGAACCTCAGATTAATGCACATGGTGGTTATTCACTCCATTTGACCCTTGCTATTGAGGTTGAACCACCCTTTGA GTGGGAAGGATTTGCACATATTGCCCTTCATTGTTGGGTGGAGAAGCAGAAGCTTGGAGGCTCTCAATTTGACAAGTCCAGTGCAAAAAAGGAAACTTCACTATTTGCTATTGTGTTGCATGTGGCCATCAGGTTGCTCTCCGGCAATGATCCTATTTTCAGGAAGGCATGCATGGTTGCAGCAAAGCTTCCATCACCCAGTGCCTGTGCAATGGCTCACTTGAAGGCCCTTAGAAGTAGCCAGAGATCAACTTTTGATGAGATAATCAGGAACATCGAGAAGAATTGCAGCTTCAAGGAAGCACTGGAAAGCATCAAGTTGGCTGTGCAAGAAAAAAACGATGAACCCTTCCAATGGATGAGCTGGCTTCGGCACTTGCCACAAGAAGGAGACGCAGACCTCAGAATCGATTTCTGTAATATCTTGGAGGCCCTTGAAGAGCTTGTTGAGGCGTTCAGCTCTGACCCTGAGCAAGCCTTGgttggcttcaccggcttcaaGTCAAGGTTCTGCAGGTGCGTCGTGTACGAGTACGAGGACGCGTGCGGGAGCTTCGAAACGTTGCTTCAGATGTACAGAACAACCAGGAATCAGTACATGAGGGGAATGCTGGCGTTGCACGGGGCACACGTGAGCTGA
- the LOC117850815 gene encoding probable protein phosphatase 2C 45 isoform X2, which yields MEDFYETKIDCVDGQIVGLFGVFDGHGGAKVAEYVKENLFSHLLRHPKFISDTKVAIDDAYKSTDSEFLESDSSQNQCGSTASTAVLVGDRLFVANVGDSRAIICRGGNAVAVSKDHKPDQTDERQRIEDAGGFVMWAGTWRVGGVLAVSRAFGDKLLKQYVVVDPEIREEVVDDTLEFLILASDGLWDVVSNEEAVAMTRSIQDPEEAAKKLLQEAYKRESSDNITCVVVRFLHGQGSSGYA from the exons ATGGAAGACTTCTATGAAACAAAAATTGACTGTGTGGATGGTCAGATAGTTGGTCTTTTTGGAGTATTTGACG GTCATGGTGGTGCTAAAGTAGCAGAGTATGTGAAAGAAAACCTGTTCAGCCATCTTCTTAGGCATCCAAAGTTCATCAGTGATACCAAAGTCGCTATAG ATGATGCTTATAAAAGCACCGACAGTGAATTCTTAGAATCTGACAGTAGTCAAAATCAGTGTGGATCGACTGCATCAACTGCTGTCCTTGTTGGTGATCGCCTCTTTGTCGCAAATGTTGGTGACTCTAGGGCCATCATATGCAGGGGAGGAAATG CTGTTGCTGTTTCAAAAGATCACAAGCCTGATCAGACTGATGAGCGGCAACGCATTGAAGATGCTGGAGGTTTTGTGATGTGGGCAG GAACATGGCGTGTTGGTGGTGTACTTGCTGTTTCTCGTGCTTTTGGTGACAAACTCTTAAAGCAATATGTAGTTGTGGATCCGGAGATCCGA GAGGAAGTTGTCGATGATACACTCGAGTTTCTCATCCTTGCAAGTGATGGGCTGTGGGATGTGGTCTCCAACGAG GAAGCTGTCGCCATGACCAGATCCATTCAGGACCCGGAAGAGGCTGCAAAGAAGCTCTTGCAAGAGGCCTACAAGAGGGAGAGCAGTGACAACATAACCTGTGTTGTCGTGCGCTTCTTGCATGGGCAAGGTAGTAGCGGATATGCCTAA
- the LOC117850815 gene encoding probable protein phosphatase 2C 45 isoform X1 produces the protein MGYLSTVIGNPTDGSPVSGGGLSQNGKFSYGYASSPGKRASMEDFYETKIDCVDGQIVGLFGVFDGHGGAKVAEYVKENLFSHLLRHPKFISDTKVAIDDAYKSTDSEFLESDSSQNQCGSTASTAVLVGDRLFVANVGDSRAIICRGGNAVAVSKDHKPDQTDERQRIEDAGGFVMWAGTWRVGGVLAVSRAFGDKLLKQYVVVDPEIREEVVDDTLEFLILASDGLWDVVSNEEAVAMTRSIQDPEEAAKKLLQEAYKRESSDNITCVVVRFLHGQGSSGYA, from the exons ATGGGGTACTTGAGCACGGTGATCGGCAACCCCACCGATGGATCGcccgtcagcggcggcggcctcag CCAGAATGGTAAATTTAGCTATGGCTATGCAAGCTCCCCTGGTAAAAGGGCTTCCATGGAAGACTTCTATGAAACAAAAATTGACTGTGTGGATGGTCAGATAGTTGGTCTTTTTGGAGTATTTGACG GTCATGGTGGTGCTAAAGTAGCAGAGTATGTGAAAGAAAACCTGTTCAGCCATCTTCTTAGGCATCCAAAGTTCATCAGTGATACCAAAGTCGCTATAG ATGATGCTTATAAAAGCACCGACAGTGAATTCTTAGAATCTGACAGTAGTCAAAATCAGTGTGGATCGACTGCATCAACTGCTGTCCTTGTTGGTGATCGCCTCTTTGTCGCAAATGTTGGTGACTCTAGGGCCATCATATGCAGGGGAGGAAATG CTGTTGCTGTTTCAAAAGATCACAAGCCTGATCAGACTGATGAGCGGCAACGCATTGAAGATGCTGGAGGTTTTGTGATGTGGGCAG GAACATGGCGTGTTGGTGGTGTACTTGCTGTTTCTCGTGCTTTTGGTGACAAACTCTTAAAGCAATATGTAGTTGTGGATCCGGAGATCCGA GAGGAAGTTGTCGATGATACACTCGAGTTTCTCATCCTTGCAAGTGATGGGCTGTGGGATGTGGTCTCCAACGAG GAAGCTGTCGCCATGACCAGATCCATTCAGGACCCGGAAGAGGCTGCAAAGAAGCTCTTGCAAGAGGCCTACAAGAGGGAGAGCAGTGACAACATAACCTGTGTTGTCGTGCGCTTCTTGCATGGGCAAGGTAGTAGCGGATATGCCTAA
- the LOC117848055 gene encoding BTB/POZ and MATH domain-containing protein 1, translating to MGCCLSAPDDDDAGGGLDPVSGTHQFTIRQYSQTKGIGSGKSILSRYFTVDGRTWYVRFYPDGYTPNSQFVALYVQTLYKPHCRAVRARFTFELLKPDGTVGYARRSDRPCSFDRYCNCWGFRVFVTREALEGADLGVLHGDSIKVRCTVEVVNSRRKNRGGNQARAAAAAAAMAPQSDFAANAMQFLKSGRAPFDVKFSVGGTVFEAHGLVVAAQSEWFATALYGHGDEGRWAEAGMQCITISDTTPEAFEGVLYYIYHDELPEELIKASGDEAAMTRELFDAADMFLIERMKRMCASRLRRFIKEDTVRSIMELAQAHSCKELEQACQTYLGRRRP from the coding sequence ATGGGTTGCTGCCTCTCGgcgcccgacgacgacgacgccggcggtgGGCTGGACCCCGTGTCCGGCACCCACCAGTTCACGATCCGGCAGTACAGCCAGACCAAAGGCATCGGCTCCGGCAAGTCCATCCTCTCCCGCTACTTCACCGTCGACGGCCGCACGTGGTACGTGCGATTCTACCCCGACGGCTACACCCCCAACTCGCAGTTCGTCGCCTTATACGTGCAGACGCTCTACAAGCCGCATTGCCGCGCCGTCCGCGCCCGGTTCACCTTCGAGCTCCTCAAGCCCGACGGCACGGTCGGCTACGCGCGGCGCTCCGACCGGCCCTGCAGCTTCGACCGGTACTGCAACTGCTGGGGCTTCCGCGTCTTCGTCACCCGCGAGGCCCTCGAGGGCGCAGACCTGGGCGTCCTCCACGGCGACTCCATCAAGGTGCGCTGCACCGTGGAGGTCGTGAACAGCCGCCGGAAGAATCGCGGCGGCAACCaggcccgagccgccgccgccgccgccgcgatggcgCCCCAGTCGGACTTCGCGGCCAACGCCATGCAGTTCTTGAAGAGCGGCAGGGCGCCGTTCGACGTCAAGTTCTCCGTGGGCGGCACGGTCTTCGAGGCGCACGGGCTGGTGGTCGCGGCGCAGTCCGAGTGGTTCGCGACGGCGCTCTACGGCCACGGGGACGAGGGGaggtgggcggaggcggggatgcAGTGCATTACCATCTCGGACACGACCCCGGAGGCGTTCGAGGGCGTGCTCTACTACATCTACCACGACGAGCTGCCGGAGGAGCTGATCAAGGCCAGTGGCGACGAGGCCGCGATGACGCGGGAGCTGTTCGATGccgcggacatgttcctcatcGAGAGGATGAAGAGGATGTGCGCCAGCCGATTGCGCCGCTTCATCAAGGAGGACACGGTGCGGAGCATCATGGAGCTGGCCCAGGCGCACTCCTGCAAGGAGCTCGAGCAGGCCTGCCAGACTTACTTGGGCCGCCGTAGGCCTTAG